One Ictalurus furcatus strain D&B chromosome 22, Billie_1.0, whole genome shotgun sequence genomic window, acacgcaggcctcctcacccaacatcagcacctgacctcattaatgctcttgtacAAACATACATAGTGTAAGTACATTTGAACTAATATATACCATGTATGGGTTCACATTTTCCAGTTTCATGTTATGATAATGTAATCACTTATAAAACTTACCaatattggtaaaaaaaaaaaaaaaaaattaaaaaaatgaaccatCCACAATtctcaaactttatttaaaaccagaaaaaaataaagatgaaacaaacatataaacaaataaacaacaaaaatagcACTGCTTATTGGTGCAGGAAAAGATGTTTACAGATGTCAAAAGAGTAACAAATAATTCACTAATGGTAAATAACGTCCAGATGACAAacctataaaaatatataatatgataaaAGAAGTGTTTCACAGTTGTAAAATAGTATTTAACAATAACTAAGTGCATACTCCGAGATCCTGAAGAAGTGCTAGTGGAAAGTCTATACTATTTATCTGCAGTATATTTCACAGTCAGGACTGAAGAGAGAATCATTGTGTTTCAATCAATCACGAGACTGTTATAGTTTTGATTTGGCCAAATCTATACTGTAACTATAGAAGAGCTGATATAGGCACCTTGAAAACAAAtattcaaattcaaaactacTGAACATCTGAAAAAATGTTCAGTTACAAAATGGTTTCCTACATAatacaggaaaaagaaatggTACACTGTGGAAACATAATATTATCCATAAGCACAAATATACAGAGCCACCATTTGTGATTTCACAGTCATGAAAAGATATAGAAAAATATGCCTATGTAGAGATCCCTTTGATGTGCATAACAAAGTAGAAATTTAGATATATTAAAAGCCTGTGAGTGACAGTAATTAAAGTAACATTAATTAATAGAGTAAGCACAATGTTAAAGATAGAATACaattcaaaataacaaaaaagttaaagctacaaaatgtaataaaaatgtagacTACATATTGCATATCAaaactgtaatttaaaaaaaagtattttaaatgtaactgaTGCAAGTTattatattctttaaaaaatttttaggCCCATTAACCAAGTGTAGTTTAAATTACACTATTTCTGCTCCTGTAAGCCGTTTAGATCTACGAGCTGTTAGCTCAActacagcttttcttttttgttgagGTTTCTTTACCTCTTCTCCAATCACCTTTCTTACCTCCTCTGCCTCTGACTTATCTTCCGTTTCACTCAGACTATCTTGCAGCAATCTCCGGCTTCTCCTAGATGATCTTTGTTCAGGTGAAGCTGTTGCTGATTTCCTGCCTCGAAGGAAGCGTTTTGTCATCACTCCAGACTCTTGTCCTGCATCTGCGATTTCTTTTTCACTCTCCTGAAATGAGGCTTTGGTCTCCTCAACCACTCGGTGACACTCTGCGTCCTTACGGTCAATCTCTTCGTCCAGCTCCAAGGTGAAATTTCCATCTACAGTTACACTGGCTTCAGTCATTTCTTCAGCATTCTTCTCAATTTGCTCTGGCTCCCCTTGAGTATCCTCAAATTCTTTGGGCTCATCAGTTACTTTATCAGCTGCACCTGCATTGTTTTCAGACTCCGTTATCTCTTCTGTCGCCGATTGTTCCTCCTTGTTCTCTTCACCATTCTTTTCTTCTTGTGCCACTAGCTTAGAATCTGTATCTTCTTCTGAAACATTTAGAAACTCACTCAACTGGGCCTGCTTACTCATATCTTCTGTCCCTGTTGTGCTTTCTTGGCTGTTAGTTGCATTTCCATCTATTTCTTCCCCTTCTGCATTTTCCTGGTCCTCATCTTTATGGGAGATTTCTCCACCTTTAGTGTTGGTATCCTCTATTTCTTGACCTTTTCCTTGATCGGTGGTTTCGTTTTCTGCAAGTGACTTCACATCAGCCATTACTGTTGCAGAATCCCCAGTGTTTGTCCACACAACTGTTTGCCCATCATTTTCACCTTGGTCTTGTTTGCAGAGTCGTTTGGATTTCCTTACAGAGGTGGCTTTGGTAGTTATTGTTCGTTTTCTCAGAGCCCTTCTTTCAACACCTACGCCCTCGTCTGATTGAACGACAAGGTGTTTTTCTTCCACTCTTTTACTAGGTTCTTCTTCAAATGTTTTCTCAAGCAATGTTTCCTCCGGAGCATTATCCTGTTGGTCACGTTCCTGTCCAGAACTGGCACTTCTTACTTGTTCTTGGTTCAGCTCAGGTTCTTCTTTCTCCTGATACTCATCTGGTAGATCACCTTCTACTAGAATTTCCTTATGATCAACAGCTGCTTCTACCATATCGTTGTCTCCATCAGTCCCCTCCTCTACCTTTTCTGGATCATTTCCaggtatatttttattttgctcccGGTCTTTTCTCACTGCTTCAGAGACAGCAGGTACTTCAACACTGTCACATTTTGAATTGGTTTCATGCGCCTCTTCCACAGCAGCCCTGGACTCTTCGGTGCTTTGCACTGCTAATATTTCAGGACAAACTTTAGTGACCAGTGAATCCATCTCCAGCTCTGCTACACGTGTGCCTGTGAGACGTTTAGATCTTCTTCTCGGTGTTACGGTTACTGTTCTTCGCCGGAGAGATCTTGTGAATACAGTTTCAACTTCTTCATCGGAGATCTCCTCTTCTCTATTTTTGTTTACCTTTGTGTAAGTCCTACGTCTTaggtttctgtttgtgtaaacTGAAATATCTTCATCTTGAGTGTGTTCCTGGACACCGTCACCATGGGCAGGTGCTGTACTCTCTTGACCCTCTTTCAGAGTTTTAGTTGAGTCCAATTCTGTTGCAgtagatttttcttttaaggTAGTGTGTTCTACTTCTTTCAATTCATCTTTCACACCTTCTTCTGCAAGAATATCCCTGTCTTGTTCATCATTTGTAATGAGTGTGTTATCCATGCATactgcttcttcttctattcCTTCTGTCACAGGTTCTATTGCATCCATCTCCACCAATGCGTTCTCTTCATTTGCCTTGGTTAGCAATGCTACTTCCTGTGATTGTGTTGTTTCATTCCCATCTGCCTCATTTCCACCTGTATGTCTTTGGAAATCCACAAGCATAACAGCGGCTTTCTGTAGTTTTAACATGGACATGGACCCGACTACGTTCGCCCTGTCCTCTTCTAGTGCCAATTCTTCTATGGCCAGTTCTTCCTCCTGTTCTTCAatagaaatattattttttacaacttCAGCATTATGAAGATCCAAAATACCATGCACATGTGTAGTTGTCTCTGAACATTCTTTGAGAACTGAATCTTGGGTTAAAATTGGACCTTGAAGAGTGAACTGTTCCGTTTTGGACTCTTCCTCCACCTTACTTTCATCACCATGTTTCATCACAATGTTCTCTTCCTCAAGCTTATTGGTATCAGTTGTCTCGTTTTCTAAATGACTCATTAATACGCTGCTGTCCTCCTCAGCTGTGCCCTTTGCAGCTGCATTCAGATCTGTGGAATCTCCTTCAGTGAGATTTACTGACTCTATCTCTATGTTCTCTCCCTCTACAACTTCAGTCTGTATTCCCTCCTTCACCTCTTCAGGCATATCCACTGCTTGTTCACCTATTTCAAGATTGTTAACCATCTCCTCCTGAGCAGTTTCAAAAGCAGAACTACAGTCACCTGTCAGATTTGGAAGAACttctttgatatccataagCACAACAGAAGCTTCCTGTAGTGTCAAAGTGGTTGTGGTTTCCATGATGTTCTCACTATCCTCTCCATATGCCATTTCTGTGGCTGCTCCCTCTTCTTGCACGTTGTTTTCAGCTTCTTCCAAAACTTCAGAAAGTTCAATGTGTACAGCTGTGCAGACTTGTTCAGTTTCTCCATGTATTATATCCTCTGGTGCCATCTTGTCTTGTTCTGTAACACCTTCACTCCTTATATTGTTCTCTACTTCATTTCCATCAGATGTCCTTATGTTCTTAATGTTCTTGTGGTCATCAGCTTCTATGTCAGTCTTTTCCAAACTGCTTCCCTCTTCACAGGTGCTCTGTACAGCTGAAATCATATTTTCTGGATCACCATCTGACTCCATGTGGTCTCCTACTGCGACCTCAGACCCTAATATAACGTTCATCTCGTTATTCTTAGATTCATCTAGTTTTTCAGGTTCCTCTTGTAGCATCATGGCTTTGATTTGTCGTTCGTGTCTTTGTTGTGGAGTGGCTTTGTTTGTCAGTTTTGCCGAACTCCTGAGAGATCTTTTTGTCAGTTTACTTTCTGCAGCCTGATCCTCGAGCCTTCTAGAGCGCCTCAATGGGGTTACCGAGCTTGCCTCATCCTCTTCATCCAGAACATCTGATCTCTCACCATCGTCTTCACTTGGCTCAATGACATGTCGACTTTTTGGTTCCTCACCTGCTATTTCTTGAGCAGTGTCTGTCTCGTTTTGAACCTCTTCTATGTTTTCTTCATCAGGAACCGTTGACAGTGGAACTCTGTCTTCATCATTCAGTACATCACCTTCCTCACTCTCCATCTTTTCATCTGTTTCTTCAATGCTGCCAGTTTCAAtttcattttctgtcatttcCACTACCTGCTCTTTTTCAGAGTGTTCAGCTTGAGATTCTGTAGAAGGACTTTCTAGTTTATGAAGTTCCAGATCTACCTCCTCCTGAGACTGTGAAGTTCCCTTAGCATCTTTACCAGCATCCGTATGTGTTGTGGAAACTGTGTCAAAATCCACAAGCCCAACAGCAACTTTTTGCAGTTTCAAAGGTGATGTGGCTTCTTCTGTGTAATCATCCTCTGATGGGCCTGTTTCTGAGGCTGGttcctcctcctgctcttcAGTAGGTTCTGCAGCAGACTGTCCTGGTTTTTTTCCTTCCAGAGCTTTCACTTCTTCGGTTTCAGTGGTGATGCTTACCGACTCAATTTTCTCTTTCACAGCAGTTTCAGTGTCTGACTCCAGAACTTCCTTTACCTGCTCTTCAGGATCATCTactggttgttttgttttcgcTTGTTGCATTACAGCTTTTGTTTTAGAAGTTGCTTTAGCAGCTTTTGTAGAACTCCTGAGAACTCTTTTTGTCAGTTCACTTTCTACTGCCTGACGCCTGAGTCTTCTTGACCGCCTTAATGGTGTTACAAAGCTTGTCTTatcctcttcctcttcagaCAGTTCAATCTGAGCATCTGATTTCAATCCTTCATCTTCACTTGACTCAATGtcattttgaatgttttcttCCTCACCTGGTATATCTTGATTAGTGTTTGTCTGTTTCACAGGTTCCGCTTCCTGAGTTTCATTCATCATCTTTTCATCTGTAAAAGTTGACTCTGGAAGTTTGTTTTCAACCTTTGACATAATATTTTCCTCAATCTCCATCCTCTCATCTCTTACTTCTTTGGTTTCCTCATGTTCCTCTTCGATCATTTCTACTTCTTGCTCTTTTTCCCCGAGTTCAACTTCACATTCTGTCTGGTTTTCTCCTTCTTTGCCCTCATTACTGTGATAAGTACTATCTGGCTTATAAAGTTCCTGAATTACCTCCTCCTGAGGCTGGGAGGTTACCTTATCCATTTCACTGTCATCACTTTCATGTTTCGGGGAGACTTCGTTAAAATCCACAAGCACAACAGCAACATTTTGCAGTTTCAGAGTTGATGTGGCTTCTTTTATGTCGTCATCATCCTCTGCTGGCTCTATTTCTGAGGCTGGTTCCCCCTCCTGCTCTTCAACAGATTCTGCAGCAGATGTTTCTGTTGATTTTCCTTCAGCCGCTATTTTCTCATCGTCCTTGGTTGACTCACCAGCTTCTTCTCCTGTTGTCACTCTTTCTTGTTCATTGTTCCTCAACTTTGTATCCACTTTATTTTCATCCTGTGAACTATCTTCAGTTTTGTTCTCCACTTCCATGAGGTGTTCAGCATCAGTTACGTTTTGGCCTAAACGTTCCTCATCCTCATTCCTCCCTTCCTCAAAAATGACTTTTAGAGCTGAAATCAGATTTTCACCACAGCCTTCAGTAGTGATGATTTCCTTATACACTTCCTCTTCAGCCAGTTTAAGTGAAACATCTGACGTCACACCCTCATCATCTTCAGTTAACTTAATGACATGTAGACTTTTTGGTTCCTCACCTGGTATTTCTTGGGCAGTGGTCCCTTTTTGATCCTCTTCCATGTTTTCTTCATCAGTAACAGCTGACTCTGGAACTCTATCTTCATCATTCGATACAACACATTTCCTCACCACCTTTTCTTCGGTTTCTTCAATGCTGCtattttcaatttcattttctctcatttccACTACTTGCTCTTCTTCAGTGTGTTCAGCCTGAGATTCTCTATCAGTACTTTCTAGTCTATGACGTTCCAGATCTACCTTCTCCTGAGACTGTGAGGTTCCCTTAGCATCTTCACTAACATCTGTATATATAATGGAAACTTTGTTAAAATCCACAAGCACAACAGCAGCTTTTGGTAGTTTCAAAGCTGATGTGGTTTCTTCAGTGTTCGGGACATCATCCTTTGGCACCATTTCTGAGGCTGGTTCCTCGTCCTGCTCTTCAACAGGTTCCACAGTAGACTGTTCTAGTGTTTCTCCTTCAAGCTCTATTTCAGCGGTATTCATCTTATTTTCATGCTGTGAACTGTCTTCCATTTTGTTCTCCACTTCCATGAGGTTTTGATAATCAgttattttttcttctaaatgCTCCTCATCTATATTTCTCTCTTCCtcaacattatcatttaaagcTGAAATCAGGTTTTCCCTACAGCCTTCAGTAGTGATGCTTACTGACTCAATTTTCTTTTCCGCAGCAGTTCCAGTGTGCGATTCTACAGCTTCCTTCATCTGCTCAACTTCAGGATCATCTACTGGTTGCTTAGTCTTCACTCGTTGCTTTACAGCATTGGGTTTACAAGTTGCTTTAGCTGTTTTTGTTGAACTCCTGAGAACTCTTTTTGCCAGTTCCCTTTCTGCAACCTGATGTTTTAGTCTTTTAGAGCGCCGTAATGGGGTTACAAAGTCTGTCTTatcctcttcctcttcagaCAGTTCAATCTGAACATCTGATTTCacctcttcatcatcctcactTGACTCAATGATATCTTTACTTTTGATTTCCTCATCTGGTGCGTCTTGAACAGTCTTTGTTTCTTTCAGAACCTTCTCTTGCTGAAAATCCTCCATCTTGTTTTCATCTGTAGTCAACTCTGAAACTCTGTCTACATCCGTTGTTATAACTCTCTCCataatttcttctgtttcttcaATGCTGCTAATTTCACCCTCAACtgtctcattttcattttctgccaTTTCCACTTCTTGCTCTTTTTCAGTGGGTTCAACTTGCTGGTTtaatccttcttcttctttgttccCTCGGTCATCAGTACGTTCTGGCTGTGACTTTCCCGAAGCATTTTCGCTGGCATATGTATGTGTTGTGGAAACTGTGTCTAAATCCACAAGAACAACAGCAACCTTTTGCAGTTTCAAAGTTGAAGTGGCTTCTTCAGTGTTCTGCACAATCTCTGCTGGCATCATTTCTAAGGttgactcctcctcctgctcttcAAAAGGTTCTGCAACTGATGGTTCTGGTACTTTTACTTCAACTTCTATTTGAGCTGTATTTACATCCTCAGCAtcatgaacatcaacaactGCCATTTTCTCACCATCCTTGCCATCTTCATAATCAAGACTTAACTCGATGTCATTAATTTCTGGTTCCTCACTTTGAATAGCGTTAGGTTCTTTCATAAGTTCCTCTTCTTGAGCCTCCTCTATCTTGTTTTCATCTGTAACAGTTGGCTCTGAAACTCCGTCTTCATCCTTTGATAGAATATTTTCCTCAATCTCTATCTTGTCATGTCTTACTTCTGTTTCttcaatatttttctttttaattttgtcCTCAACTACCACCACATTTTCACCGTCTGTGTAGGCTTCAGCATTATTAACATCTGTGATTCCCATTTCCTCACCATCCTCAGCTGCCTTGCCAACTTCTTCTGCTGCAGCGGTCATTTTGTCTTGTTCTTCATTCCTCAACTTTTCATCCATCTTATTTTCATCTTGTGAACTATCTTCCATTTTGTTCTCCACTTCCCTGGGGTTTTGATCATCAGTTCTTTGTTGGGCTTTTTCAGTGCATTCAGCCTGAGATTCTGTCTGATTGAATCCTTTTTCCTTAGGCTCATCTTCTACTTGTTTGATTTTCTCTGGTTGCTTTATAGATCGGGCTTGTCTTGTGTACACTTGTTTAGAAGTGGTTTTAAGTGTTTGCTTAGAAGAACTTCTGAGAACTCTTTCTGCAAGTTCACCTTCTGCAGCCTGATCACGGAGTCTTACAGAGTGCCTTAATGGAGTTTCGTAGTTTGATCTTCGCTTGTCACCACATTTTCCTTTTAAGCCTGAACTGTATGCCATGTTTGAGTACTCCTCTTGTTGAATCAAAGAACTGACTTTCTCCCATTCATTATCAGGACTTAATTCTTGGTCTTCAGTTTCCTGTTCTTTGTCACATAAACACTCCTGAACCGTGCCAGTCTCTTCAACTGTATGCATCACTTTCACCTGCTCACTTTGCTCTTTTTCTACCAAAGACACCTCTAGAACTCCAGGTTCTTCTTTCTCTACTTCTGTGTCACCAACAATATTTTCCACTGATATCTTCCTCATTTCTACTTCATCTACTATGTCTTCTATGTTGGTAGTATCTGCCATTTCTGTTTGATCTTTTTGTGACTCTACTATTTCTTCAGAGGTTTCCCTCTCATCTAAAGGTATCACCTTATTAACATCATCTTTCATTTCTTTGACCTCTACACCTTTTTCTTTTACCTCTTCAGTTTCAGATGACATCTTAACAATCTCCACCTCTACCACTTGATGAAGTTCTAAAGGTTGGAGGTCTACTGGAACAATCGTGGCTTCAAAAGTTTTCATGATTTGTGCATTGTCCTTTAGGCTTTGGATTTCCATAACAGGAGTTATTTCATCCACCTGATCTTTTTCTGGTTCTGACTGATAGGTAGGTTCAGGGGTCAATTTGTTTTGGTCTTCACAGTGAAGATGAGTAGTCTCTGATATGGGGGTCACATCATGTGTCATTGTCTCCACagtgtcctgcaaagaagaGGTCATTACTATATACGTAGCTCTTTAAAATCCAAAGTGTCATTCATccaccatgcatacacactttTGCGCACCATGTAAACACTGCATACACATGTTTCTATGCAccgttattcatgtgtgtgaggatgtgtgtatatttagacGCACTCTTGACCATGTGTATAGCAGAACAGTGTAATCGCATGTCAACTAATAATTAGAAGCTTCCATTCCACACTGATTGTCAATCATCTCAGCCTAAGTGACAGAGTAATTGCTGATATGGGTCTCACAGCAAGGTACAGTACTTTCTCCTCTAGGGTTTTTAGTCTCAGGCACATTTCAACAAGAAACTGGAGACAAGTTTGGCATTTCCCAACAAATTATAAGCTGAATAATGGCATGTCTTAGAGCTCacattacatttccaaacaCAGCAGAGGAAAAGACAACAATAATGAGAGTTTTTCATGCCATCgcaggtttttgcaaatttaaTTAAGGCAAGACATTGCGCATACATATAGCCATAACACTAACTTTTTAGAGTGATGTTGTTTACCATATATGGCAATTTTGGGGCTGTGCATTcatgtgtgataaatgccaattTTCTAGCATATATTGGCAGTTTTTTCACACATAATTATAATTCTAGTTATAATTATAGTTCTAGTATAATTCACATAATTATAGTTCTATGCACATTTTGATAATTGAGGCCAAAAGGTCCTGTGTTTGCAAACAATACCCTCCTTACTCTGAAAAGAAGGAAGTGATACACCCAGTTATTCTAGCAGTATTACAGCAGGGTGTGATTGTGCCAACAGTTTTGCTATATAACACACCTATTAACCCAGTTCCTAAGGCTGGATGGAAAGGATGGCGTTTTACACAAGATTCGCATAAAATCACTGAACTAGTTAGCCCAGTAGCACCATTAGTACCTGACGTAACCTGTACCTGTAATCACATGATCAACaatatttttctgttgttgaacTGTGTTCAGCTTTTTTCAGTGTGCCTGTATGGGGGAGCACAAGGCTATTGCTCGCATTCACATTCCACATTTCTCACACTCCCAAGGCAGACAGGATATGATCAGGGGTCCTCCTTCACCCTATACCATGCAGCAAATGTTAAGCTTCTTGGGCATTATAAATTATTGTCATCAGTGGATCCCCGATTGCT contains:
- the fam169aa gene encoding titin homolog isoform X1; protein product: MEFPVDILASVAPESLEQSAKDYMSKLLYRNSEIQEYLSIPGSKKIEIGLCNVSFVPLYGVDIKQKLLALFSPEDPFKAVGLYLLDRWWSAEDILKTADSSRTGLIKVRTTGERIVLYVLNRIIYRTKEMAGNDAPFLCHGEDEIAKILWKNGEAIGFYSVKPEGRLCKRFLTHHYQLPVMDTIFIRKCHRGNGHGLQMLEDFVDRFKKDLMGLKYPLSPAMYKVCKKYLSRYPEDTELLWEIEGVGSPFQRTQIARKLQAMDLKGNHQALGKSNLETEDIPMEAGFRQVQETMEHIEVVEEVVRIKITKEVQDTPVTTRGRSSNLKRKKLGADKEETPGKILRVEDIEPDVQSADDPVHEYGKLSVIVKEPELKDTVETMTHDVTPISETTHLHCEDQNKLTPEPTYQSEPEKDQVDEITPVMEIQSLKDNAQIMKTFEATIVPVDLQPLELHQVVEVEIVKMSSETEEVKEKGVEVKEMKDDVNKVIPLDERETSEEIVESQKDQTEMADTTNIEDIVDEVEMRKISVENIVGDTEVEKEEPGVLEVSLVEKEQSEQVKVMHTVEETGTVQECLCDKEQETEDQELSPDNEWEKVSSLIQQEEYSNMAYSSGLKGKCGDKRRSNYETPLRHSVRLRDQAAEGELAERVLRSSSKQTLKTTSKQVYTRQARSIKQPEKIKQVEDEPKEKGFNQTESQAECTEKAQQRTDDQNPREVENKMEDSSQDENKMDEKLRNEEQDKMTAAAEEVGKAAEDGEEMGITDVNNAEAYTDGENVVVVEDKIKKKNIEETEVRHDKIEIEENILSKDEDGVSEPTVTDENKIEEAQEEELMKEPNAIQSEEPEINDIELSLDYEDGKDGEKMAVVDVHDAEDVNTAQIEVEVKVPEPSVAEPFEEQEEESTLEMMPAEIVQNTEEATSTLKLQKVAVVLVDLDTVSTTHTYASENASGKSQPERTDDRGNKEEEGLNQQVEPTEKEQEVEMAENENETVEGEISSIEETEEIMERVITTDVDRVSELTTDENKMEDFQQEKVLKETKTVQDAPDEEIKSKDIIESSEDDEEVKSDVQIELSEEEEDKTDFVTPLRRSKRLKHQVAERELAKRVLRSSTKTAKATCKPNAVKQRVKTKQPVDDPEVEQMKEAVESHTGTAAEKKIESVSITTEGCRENLISALNDNVEEERNIDEEHLEEKITDYQNLMEVENKMEDSSQHENKMNTAEIELEGETLEQSTVEPVEEQDEEPASEMVPKDDVPNTEETTSALKLPKAAVVLVDFNKVSIIYTDVSEDAKGTSQSQEKVDLERHRLESTDRESQAEHTEEEQVVEMRENEIENSSIEETEEKVVRKCVVSNDEDRVPESAVTDEENMEEDQKGTTAQEIPGEEPKSLHVIKLTEDDEGVTSDVSLKLAEEEVYKEIITTEGCGENLISALKVIFEEGRNEDEERLGQNVTDAEHLMEVENKTEDSSQDENKVDTKLRNNEQERVTTGEEAGESTKDDEKIAAEGKSTETSAAESVEEQEGEPASEIEPAEDDDDIKEATSTLKLQNVAVVLVDFNEVSPKHESDDSEMDKVTSQPQEEVIQELYKPDSTYHSNEGKEGENQTECEVELGEKEQEVEMIEEEHEETKEVRDERMEIEENIMSKVENKLPESTFTDEKMMNETQEAEPVKQTNTNQDIPGEEENIQNDIESSEDEGLKSDAQIELSEEEEDKTSFVTPLRRSRRLRRQAVESELTKRVLRSSTKAAKATSKTKAVMQQAKTKQPVDDPEEQVKEVLESDTETAVKEKIESVSITTETEEVKALEGKKPGQSAAEPTEEQEEEPASETGPSEDDYTEEATSPLKLQKVAVGLVDFDTVSTTHTDAGKDAKGTSQSQEEVDLELHKLESPSTESQAEHSEKEQVVEMTENEIETGSIEETDEKMESEEGDVLNDEDRVPLSTVPDEENIEEVQNETDTAQEIAGEEPKSRHVIEPSEDDGERSDVLDEEDEASSVTPLRRSRRLEDQAAESKLTKRSLRSSAKLTNKATPQQRHERQIKAMMLQEEPEKLDESKNNEMNVILGSEVAVGDHMESDGDPENMISAVQSTCEEGSSLEKTDIEADDHKNIKNIRTSDGNEVENNIRSEGVTEQDKMAPEDIIHGETEQVCTAVHIELSEVLEEAENNVQEEGAATEMAYGEDSENIMETTTTLTLQEASVVLMDIKEVLPNLTGDCSSAFETAQEEMVNNLEIGEQAVDMPEEVKEGIQTEVVEGENIEIESVNLTEGDSTDLNAAAKGTAEEDSSVLMSHLENETTDTNKLEEENIVMKHGDESKVEEESKTEQFTLQGPILTQDSVLKECSETTTHVHGILDLHNAEVVKNNISIEEQEEELAIEELALEEDRANVVGSMSMLKLQKAAVMLVDFQRHTGGNEADGNETTQSQEVALLTKANEENALVEMDAIEPVTEGIEEEAVCMDNTLITNDEQDRDILAEEGVKDELKEVEHTTLKEKSTATELDSTKTLKEGQESTAPAHGDGVQEHTQDEDISVYTNRNLRRRTYTKVNKNREEEISDEEVETVFTRSLRRRTVTVTPRRRSKRLTGTRVAELEMDSLVTKVCPEILAVQSTEESRAAVEEAHETNSKCDSVEVPAVSEAVRKDREQNKNIPGNDPEKVEEGTDGDNDMVEAAVDHKEILVEGDLPDEYQEKEEPELNQEQVRSASSGQERDQQDNAPEETLLEKTFEEEPSKRVEEKHLVVQSDEGVGVERRALRKRTITTKATSVRKSKRLCKQDQGENDGQTVVWTNTGDSATVMADVKSLAENETTDQGKGQEIEDTNTKGGEISHKDEDQENAEGEEIDGNATNSQESTTGTEDMSKQAQLSEFLNVSEEDTDSKLVAQEEKNGEENKEEQSATEEITESENNAGAADKVTDEPKEFEDTQGEPEQIEKNAEEMTEASVTVDGNFTLELDEEIDRKDAECHRVVEETKASFQESEKEIADAGQESGVMTKRFLRGRKSATASPEQRSSRRSRRLLQDSLSETEDKSEAEEVRKVIGEEVKKPQQKRKAVVELTARRSKRLTGAEIV